ATTTGACCATCTGCTGTTACAGCTGTTGCTGTGAAGTCTGGAGCTTTTTTTGTTACTATCATTTTATTTCCTTTTTTTCTTGTTTAATTTTTTGATAGTAGAAGTATATATAAAAAGTTTTAAAGTAAAATTAATAAATTTTATTAAAGGAAAAAAATTATCCTTTAATAAAAAAGCTATCTTAGTTTTATTGCAAGAAGAGTTAAAAAACTCAAAGCCTCAGGAAGAGAAAATGTAGCATTTTTTATATCATTTTGTTTTGGGTCAATTAAATAGTTTTTTGAAGTTTCAAAATTGGCTTTTTGTAGATTGTTTTTTACAAATACAGATTGTTCTAAATCACAAGTTTTAAAAAGTGCCTTTTCAAGGTTGCACTCTTCAAACCCAGTATCTTTAATAAGTGAATTTACAAATTTAATTTGTCTCAAATCCAAAAGATGAAAAGAGTTTTGTGAAATATTGCAAGAATCAAATTCTACATTAAAAGGTTCTTCACAAGAGCTCCAAGATATTCCAAGAAGTTTTGAGTTCTCGAAAGTAACATCATTAAATACACAATTTTTCAAAACACTCAAAGACAAATCACAAGATATAAAAGTGCACTCAGTAAACTTACAGCCTTGAATAAGACTTTTAGAAAAATCACATTTTATAAAGGTGCAGTTATCAAAATAGATAGAATCAAAGTGTTTATCATCATACTCAATAAACTCTTCTTCCCAATAATCATTTGTTTTAAACATATATAATATTCTTTTTAATTTGATTTTATAGTATTTGCTAATAAAAATAACTGAAAACTCCTAAAATAACACATCTTTTCTTCTTTACCCTAGCTTTTTAAAATAATTCAGGTATACTGAATTTAATTGAAAGATGATTTCGAATTTCATCTATGGCATGCTTTATATTGATAACCTTTCGTTGACAGTAAAATCACTCCACAAGATAGCTTCATAATTAGATTTTATATAGCACAAGTAAAATTGTGTATCAACAAAAGGAATTACAATGGCAGAATTAGTAAATGGATCAGTTAAATGGTTTAACAGCGAAAAAGGTTTTGGATTTATCGAACAAGAAAATGGTGGGAAAGATGTATTCGTACATTATAGAAACATCAACAGTACTGGATATGGTAGAGTTTCATTAGAAGATGGTCAAAAAGTTACTTTCGAGGTTGCTCAAGGTGATAAAGGTCTTCAAGCAGAAAACGTTACTGCTCAATAATAATGTTATTTTATAAGCGGTCTTTCCGCTTATAACTCTTCAAATATACTTAAAATATCAATCTATCTATTTTACTTCTCAGATTTTTGTGATAAAACCCATAATTCAACTTTTTCATTCTCTCTTGAATCAGTTCGTTGTGTTTTTTTCGATGAAGCTCTTACATCTCTTCGTAAGTGTAACTCTTTTCTAAAACGATTATTATTTCGTAACTCTTCTATTATAGGATGAGTACTTTCTGTATCAAACACTTGAGCTAAATTTGAAAATATTAAAACTATTTTTCCTTCAGCCTTAAGATGCTTTTGTGCCTGTTCAAAAAATCTAGGAAATAACTCTTCTTCATAATAAATAGCTTTATCAAGACCTTCTTCTAGTTTATGTTTTGCTAATAACCAAGGAGGATTAAAAACAATCAAGTCAGCCATAACATCACAATTATCAAACAAATCACCATGATTAAGTGTAATTTTGTTTTCATATCCCAATCTTTTACTCTCTTGTTTTACTCCAATAATTGCATTTTTATTTGTATCTGTTGCAAAAATATGTTCAAAACCATTTTGGATTAATTGAAATGATAAAACACCACTTCCGATTCCGATTTCGATTACGTTTTCTTTCGAACCCTCATATTTTTTTAGCCACTTATCAAATAATTTTAAGTGGTCAAACCTAGTTGGAAAGTATGCACCATAAAAGGGATGAAGAGTTATATCTAAAGTTTTAACTTCAATTCCTTTTTCATACCATTGCCATGAACTATTCATTCCTTGAACTTCAGGAAAAGAGATATAAAATTCTGAAACCTCTGGATATAATAACTCTAACCAACCAATCTTGGGAGCTTTTTTAACAAGTAGCTTATTATCTTTTACTTTTAATAACAATCTATGTGAGGCTTCTCTAAATGCACTTCGATAGTCTCTTTGTCCTTGAAAGCTTTTATCTTTATATTTTTTTAAAAGATTTTTTTTTAGTTCAGATAAAACTTCTAATCCATTGCTGTAATACTCTTCTACAAGAACATACTTCCCTGTAAGCATCTCTTCAACAGTTGCCTTTGTATCCATCTTACGATAGAAATGTATAGCTTCAATTTCTGAAGTTATAATACTTGGTCTATCGGGTTTGATAGATGATAAATCGTTATTCATATGATTATGCCCTTTATATAGTATCGCAGTTTATTATATAAAGGCTTTGTAATAGTTTGGTTTTTGAAATAATACTAATTTATAAAAAGAAGGAGCTTTGAAAATTATAGTTTATTTTCAAAAAGTTCCTCCTATTATCAAGCTTTTATTTATACTCTACCATTTAACAGGCTTAGCAAAACGATCTAAATATTGAAGCCCTATTTTTCCTTCTTGATTAACAATAGTATCAACAATATCTCCAATTACTTCTTCAATAGAAAATTTTGCTTCTTCTCCTCCCATATCTGTTTTAATCCATCCTGGGGCTAAAAGTAAAAGTGCATGTTCTTTACCTTTTCTTGCAGCAAAACTTCTCATAATCATATTTAGTCCTGCTTTACTCGCTCGATAAACATCATTACCACCATTTTCATTATCAGAAATACTTCCCTGTCCTGAAGACATCACACCAACAACTCCACCTTTATGAACTTTTTCAATAAGTTGTTCAACTACTCTCATAGGAGAAAGAGTATTTGTAACCATAACTTTGACAAATTCTTCAGTTGAAATTTCACCAATTGTTTCTTTCATACCCTTTTCATTTACAGCACCTGCATTAACAAAAACAAGGTCTAATTCTTCTTCTCTAAAATTAGATTTAATAGCTTCTATTTGAGCAGGTATTGTTATATCAAGATATTGTATTTGAAGTTTATCTTTCCATTTTTCAGCCAAATCATGAAGTTTTGTTCTCTTACCTTCTCGTATAGTTCCAATTACATTCCAGTTTCGTTTTAATAACTCTTCTACAATAGCCAAACCAATTCCTCTTGAAGAACCAATTATAAGTGCAGTTTTACTTTTCATTATCTCTTTTCTCTTTTATAAAATATCTTATCTTTCTATTTGTATATTGTACATCTAATACCCTAAAAAAATTAAATTAAATTCTAAATTTTATAGATAATATATATAAATTATATATTTTATACTATTATTTTATTATAAAAATTATTTGGAGAAAATATAATGTTAAAACTAGTGATTCTATTGATGCAAAAAAAGCAAAAGCTTTATTGCTAATTGATGAAGGAAATACACACGCTAAAGCAGCTGAGAGTTCGACTCTTAGTATAGGACAAGTTAAGTATATCCTTACAAAATATAAATCAATAGGTATAGCATCTTTTCCTGCTGAACTTACAGTATTAAAAGAAGAAACTGTGCTTGTTGAAACTAAAGAAGATACAGATATATCTAACTTAAAAGATAAAATTGAAGATGTAAAAGAAGTAATTGATGAAAAAAAACCTCAAGTTGAGAAAAAGATAAAAAAGATAAAAAAGATAAAAAAATTTCAAAAAAGAAAAATAAAAAAAACAAGAAAAAATAATCTAAAAAAGGGGGAGAGAATAAGTTTACTCCCTTTTTATCTCAATTAACTTATAAAAAAAGCAACTTAGTTGTTT
This DNA window, taken from Arcobacter sp. F2176, encodes the following:
- a CDS encoding pentapeptide repeat-containing protein; its protein translation is MFKTNDYWEEEFIEYDDKHFDSIYFDNCTFIKCDFSKSLIQGCKFTECTFISCDLSLSVLKNCVFNDVTFENSKLLGISWSSCEEPFNVEFDSCNISQNSFHLLDLRQIKFVNSLIKDTGFEECNLEKALFKTCDLEQSVFVKNNLQKANFETSKNYLIDPKQNDIKNATFSLPEALSFLTLLAIKLR
- a CDS encoding cold-shock protein, with translation MAELVNGSVKWFNSEKGFGFIEQENGGKDVFVHYRNINSTGYGRVSLEDGQKVTFEVAQGDKGLQAENVTAQ
- a CDS encoding methyltransferase produces the protein MNNDLSSIKPDRPSIITSEIEAIHFYRKMDTKATVEEMLTGKYVLVEEYYSNGLEVLSELKKNLLKKYKDKSFQGQRDYRSAFREASHRLLLKVKDNKLLVKKAPKIGWLELLYPEVSEFYISFPEVQGMNSSWQWYEKGIEVKTLDITLHPFYGAYFPTRFDHLKLFDKWLKKYEGSKENVIEIGIGSGVLSFQLIQNGFEHIFATDTNKNAIIGVKQESKRLGYENKITLNHGDLFDNCDVMADLIVFNPPWLLAKHKLEEGLDKAIYYEEELFPRFFEQAQKHLKAEGKIVLIFSNLAQVFDTESTHPIIEELRNNNRFRKELHLRRDVRASSKKTQRTDSRENEKVELWVLSQKSEK
- a CDS encoding SDR family NAD(P)-dependent oxidoreductase; translation: MKSKTALIIGSSRGIGLAIVEELLKRNWNVIGTIREGKRTKLHDLAEKWKDKLQIQYLDITIPAQIEAIKSNFREEELDLVFVNAGAVNEKGMKETIGEISTEEFVKVMVTNTLSPMRVVEQLIEKVHKGGVVGVMSSGQGSISDNENGGNDVYRASKAGLNMIMRSFAARKGKEHALLLLAPGWIKTDMGGEEAKFSIEEVIGDIVDTIVNQEGKIGLQYLDRFAKPVKW